The proteins below come from a single Cupriavidus pauculus genomic window:
- a CDS encoding transporter substrate-binding domain-containing protein, with product MRTRAAIAALVLLATGVSTARADATLDKIRQRGKVAIGVLVNGGPFGSIDPATQQLVGWNPELARDLAKRLGVEAELVQVNPSNRVQFLQQGKVDLLIASMEYNADRGEILSYAPTPFYRVGGTAAVLKTSGIHQWDDLRGKTVCASQGSSFVKPLQEQYGAQVRGFKTASESLLALRGGQCVAAVHDATLIHPLLRTNAEWAGYAAPIPTEILPAPSVVWARKGESDTVAAVDKVVQTWHRTGWLIETEKRLGITPPQPLLPELQKQLRQPA from the coding sequence ATGCGTACGCGCGCCGCCATCGCGGCGCTCGTCCTGCTGGCGACCGGTGTCTCGACGGCCCGGGCCGATGCAACGCTGGACAAGATTCGCCAGCGCGGCAAGGTGGCCATCGGCGTGCTCGTCAACGGCGGCCCGTTCGGTTCGATCGACCCCGCCACGCAGCAGCTGGTTGGCTGGAACCCCGAACTGGCCCGCGATCTGGCGAAGCGGCTCGGCGTCGAAGCGGAGCTGGTACAGGTCAATCCATCCAATCGCGTGCAGTTCCTGCAGCAGGGCAAGGTCGATCTGCTGATCGCGTCGATGGAGTACAACGCGGACCGCGGCGAGATTCTCTCGTATGCGCCCACGCCGTTCTACCGCGTAGGCGGCACGGCCGCGGTGCTCAAGACCAGCGGCATTCATCAATGGGACGATCTGCGCGGCAAGACGGTGTGCGCGTCGCAAGGCAGCAGCTTCGTGAAGCCGCTGCAGGAGCAATACGGCGCACAGGTACGCGGCTTCAAGACGGCATCGGAGTCGCTGCTCGCGTTGCGTGGCGGGCAGTGCGTGGCCGCCGTGCACGATGCCACGCTGATCCATCCGCTGTTGCGCACCAACGCCGAATGGGCAGGCTATGCCGCGCCGATTCCAACGGAGATCCTGCCGGCGCCGTCGGTCGTCTGGGCACGCAAGGGCGAAAGCGACACCGTCGCCGCCGTCGACAAGGTCGTGCAGACGTGGCACCGCACGGGCTGGCTCATCGAAACGGAGAAGCGTCTTGGCATCACGCCGCCGCAGCCGCTCCTGCCCGAGCTCCAGAAGCAGCTACGCCAGCCTGCCTGA
- a CDS encoding tRNA-dihydrouridine synthase, protein MSAGRTLFDAGQLGTLPLANRIAVAPMTRISATESGVPTDTMRRYYAGYARGGFGLLVTEGIYTDRAWSQGYAGQPGLTDGEQASGWRMVTDAAHAEGGRIVAQLMHAGALAQGNRFRADTIGPSAVTPRGQQMTVYAGNGPYATPRAMTEADIDAVIDGFVRAARLARDVAGFDGVEIHGANGYLIDQFLTAHTNLRDDAWGGTIDRRARLAVQIVRAVREAVGRDFTVGIRISQGKVNDFTHKWPEGVAGAHAVFRQLAEAGIDYLHVTAFEAWQPAFADDARSLVQLAREAVRDVAPGVAIVANGGLHDPARAAEALAQGADIVALGRGALANHDWPRRVREGIAPREFDPALLSPLGDIKPAELAARA, encoded by the coding sequence ATGAGCGCCGGCCGCACCTTGTTCGATGCGGGCCAGCTGGGCACGCTGCCATTGGCCAATCGCATTGCCGTGGCCCCCATGACGCGCATCAGCGCGACCGAATCGGGCGTGCCGACCGATACGATGCGCCGCTACTACGCGGGCTACGCACGCGGCGGCTTCGGGCTGCTCGTCACGGAAGGCATCTACACCGACCGCGCATGGTCGCAGGGCTATGCGGGACAGCCGGGGCTGACTGATGGCGAGCAGGCGTCAGGCTGGCGCATGGTGACGGACGCCGCGCATGCGGAGGGTGGCCGGATCGTCGCGCAACTGATGCATGCGGGCGCGCTGGCGCAGGGCAACCGCTTCCGCGCCGACACGATCGGCCCGTCGGCGGTCACGCCGCGCGGTCAGCAGATGACGGTCTACGCGGGCAACGGGCCCTACGCGACACCGCGCGCAATGACGGAAGCCGATATCGATGCCGTGATCGATGGCTTTGTACGAGCCGCGCGGCTCGCACGCGATGTCGCGGGATTCGACGGGGTGGAAATCCACGGCGCCAATGGCTACCTGATCGACCAGTTCCTGACGGCCCATACCAATCTGCGCGACGACGCATGGGGCGGCACGATCGATCGGCGCGCGCGCCTGGCCGTGCAGATCGTGCGTGCCGTGCGCGAGGCCGTGGGCCGCGACTTCACGGTGGGTATTCGCATCTCGCAGGGCAAGGTCAACGACTTCACGCACAAGTGGCCCGAAGGCGTGGCCGGCGCGCATGCCGTCTTCCGGCAACTCGCCGAAGCGGGCATCGACTATCTGCACGTGACGGCGTTCGAAGCGTGGCAGCCTGCGTTCGCGGATGATGCGCGCAGCCTCGTGCAGCTGGCGCGGGAGGCGGTGCGCGACGTAGCGCCCGGTGTGGCGATCGTGGCCAATGGCGGCCTGCACGACCCCGCGCGCGCGGCGGAAGCGCTCGCGCAAGGCGCGGACATCGTGGCGCTGGGGCGCGGCGCGCTGGCCAATCACGACTGGCCGCGCCGCGTGCGCGAGGGCATCGCGCCGCGGGAGTTCGATCCCGCGCTGCTGAGTCCGCTCGGCGATATCAAGCCGGCGGAACTCGCGGCACGGGCGTGA
- a CDS encoding thiol-disulfide oxidoreductase DCC family protein: protein MSAPHLELFYDGHCPFCAAEMRRLGEWDRDGRLAFVDIAQPDFDCTPLGVDMAALDREVHGRTADGRLLVGIDCIFAAYSLVGFRWLVWPLRVPFLRPGLAVLYRGFARNRYRFSRWLGYRDMPACDDGVCPAYALPAARRDTGPSTARDRMAWWLYAVAIAHLLGGIAYAWLADDTTLDSYHRGIEAYFWNGPAPAAARAQQAWWMGLFGATLQCASVWMLALVHIGYRSRQRTAWGALLAGLLIWAPQDIALSLQAGVWSHVVADGAALVAMVPPLLWLWRCDARETA from the coding sequence ATGTCAGCCCCGCACCTGGAGTTGTTCTACGACGGCCATTGCCCATTCTGCGCGGCGGAGATGCGCCGGCTCGGCGAATGGGATCGCGACGGACGGCTCGCGTTCGTCGATATCGCGCAACCGGACTTCGACTGCACGCCGCTGGGCGTGGACATGGCCGCGCTGGACCGCGAGGTGCACGGCCGCACGGCGGATGGCCGGCTGCTCGTCGGCATCGACTGCATCTTCGCGGCCTACTCGCTCGTGGGTTTTCGCTGGCTTGTCTGGCCGCTGCGCGTGCCGTTCCTGCGCCCCGGACTGGCGGTGCTGTATCGCGGCTTTGCGCGCAACCGGTATAGGTTCTCGCGATGGCTCGGCTATCGCGATATGCCGGCATGCGACGATGGTGTGTGCCCAGCCTACGCGCTACCCGCGGCGCGGCGGGACACGGGGCCGAGCACGGCCCGCGACCGGATGGCATGGTGGCTCTATGCCGTCGCCATCGCGCACCTGCTCGGTGGCATCGCCTATGCATGGCTCGCCGACGACACGACGCTGGACAGCTACCACCGTGGCATCGAGGCCTACTTCTGGAACGGCCCCGCCCCCGCCGCCGCCCGCGCGCAACAGGCATGGTGGATGGGCCTGTTTGGCGCCACGCTGCAATGTGCGTCCGTCTGGATGCTTGCGCTCGTACATATCGGCTACCGCAGCCGCCAACGCACCGCATGGGGCGCCCTGCTCGCCGGCCTGCTGATCTGGGCGCCGCAGGATATCGCGCTCTCGCTGCAGGCGGGCGTATGGTCGCACGTGGTCGCCGATGGCGCGGCACTGGTCGCGATGGTGCCGCCGCTACTGTGGCTGTGGAGATGCGACGCGCGCGAGACGGCGTGA
- a CDS encoding amino acid ABC transporter permease codes for METVGALVTASVAALKAIGLNYGFLLDAGERAAFARGLRVTLELCALTIPASLAAGALLAAMLTSGQRLLAAPARAFVEITRNTPTLVQLYCGFLVLNMLITQQLAQHGSGNPLTPFFWVVLVVSLHKAVFHAEALRAGIEAVPRVTLEAARSLGFSRRQMLARVELPLAVRFALPALVNNLVDLVKMTALASAIAVGDVTYESIMIWTQRDNVLELLLLILAWFGLLTWLVSVAGRWLERRLRMPGYGQ; via the coding sequence ATGGAGACCGTCGGCGCGCTGGTCACCGCGTCGGTCGCCGCGCTCAAGGCGATTGGGCTGAACTATGGCTTTCTGCTCGATGCGGGGGAGCGCGCCGCGTTCGCGCGCGGCCTGCGCGTGACGCTCGAGCTGTGCGCACTCACGATTCCCGCAAGCCTTGCCGCGGGGGCCCTGCTGGCGGCGATGCTGACCTCGGGCCAGCGGCTGCTGGCGGCACCCGCGCGCGCATTCGTCGAGATCACGCGCAACACGCCGACACTGGTGCAGCTGTACTGCGGCTTTCTGGTGCTCAACATGCTCATCACGCAGCAGCTTGCCCAGCATGGCAGCGGCAATCCGCTGACACCGTTCTTCTGGGTCGTGCTCGTTGTGTCGCTGCACAAGGCCGTGTTCCATGCGGAGGCGCTGCGCGCGGGCATCGAGGCCGTACCGCGCGTGACGCTGGAAGCGGCACGATCGCTCGGATTCTCGCGGCGGCAGATGCTGGCGCGCGTGGAGCTGCCGCTTGCGGTGCGCTTCGCGCTGCCAGCGCTCGTCAACAATCTGGTGGACCTCGTCAAGATGACCGCGCTGGCCTCCGCGATCGCGGTGGGCGACGTGACCTATGAATCGATCATGATCTGGACGCAGCGCGACAACGTTCTCGAGCTGCTGTTGCTCATCCTCGCCTGGTTCGGCCTGCTGACGTGGCTTGTCAGCGTGGCCGGCCGATGGCTCGAGCGCCGCCTGCGCATGCCCGGTTATGGCCAGTAG
- a CDS encoding RidA family protein, with amino-acid sequence MQRQQVHTQPDPYAPYLLSQAIRVGGFVFVSGQAAVGDDGKIDGPGDFDRQADRAFRNLQRALEAGGSGLDRVVKVTIFLTSMSHFGKIVALRRKWFSQPYPADTIVEISALYSPDAMIEIEAIAVADGAAS; translated from the coding sequence ATGCAACGCCAGCAAGTCCACACCCAGCCCGATCCATACGCGCCGTACCTGCTGTCGCAGGCGATTCGCGTGGGTGGATTCGTGTTCGTCTCGGGGCAGGCCGCGGTCGGCGACGATGGCAAGATCGACGGGCCCGGCGATTTCGATCGTCAGGCCGATCGCGCTTTTCGCAACCTGCAGCGCGCGCTCGAAGCGGGCGGCTCGGGGCTCGACCGCGTGGTCAAGGTCACGATCTTCCTGACCTCGATGTCGCATTTCGGCAAGATCGTCGCGTTGCGCCGCAAGTGGTTCTCGCAGCCGTATCCGGCCGACACGATCGTCGAGATCTCGGCGCTGTATTCGCCCGACGCGATGATCGAGATCGAAGCGATCGCCGTGGCCGACGGAGCCGCATCATGA
- a CDS encoding SDR family NAD(P)-dependent oxidoreductase produces the protein MAGKLEGKVALVTGGTSGIGLATAKRFAKEGAFVYVTGRRQAELDAAVAAIGNATGVRVDSSKLEQLDQLYEQIQGERGQLDVLFANAGGGSMLPLGSITEEQYDDTFNRNVKGVLFTVQKALPLLAKGASVILTGSTAGSAGTPAFSVYSASKAAVRAFVRSWILDLKDRNVRVNTLSPGATRTPGLVGLAGPDTAQQQGLVDYLASQIPLGRVGEPDEIAAAAVFLASDDASFVNGVELFVDGGQQQV, from the coding sequence ATGGCAGGCAAACTCGAAGGCAAGGTCGCACTGGTCACCGGCGGTACGAGCGGCATCGGTCTCGCGACCGCAAAGCGCTTTGCGAAGGAAGGCGCGTTCGTCTACGTGACGGGCCGCCGTCAGGCGGAACTCGATGCGGCGGTTGCCGCCATCGGCAATGCCACCGGCGTGCGCGTCGATTCGTCGAAGCTCGAACAGCTCGATCAGCTTTACGAACAGATCCAGGGCGAGCGTGGCCAGCTGGACGTGCTGTTCGCCAACGCGGGTGGCGGCTCGATGCTGCCGCTGGGCAGCATCACCGAGGAACAGTACGACGACACGTTCAACCGCAACGTGAAGGGCGTGCTGTTCACGGTGCAGAAGGCACTGCCGCTGCTGGCCAAGGGCGCGTCGGTGATTCTCACGGGCTCGACCGCAGGCAGCGCCGGCACGCCCGCGTTCAGCGTCTATTCGGCATCGAAGGCCGCCGTGCGCGCGTTCGTGCGTAGCTGGATCCTCGACCTCAAGGACCGCAATGTCCGTGTGAACACGCTGAGCCCGGGCGCGACGCGCACGCCGGGTCTCGTCGGACTGGCCGGTCCCGATACGGCCCAGCAGCAGGGCCTCGTCGATTACCTGGCTTCGCAGATCCCGCTCGGCCGCGTAGGCGAGCCCGACGAGATTGCCGCCGCCGCCGTGTTCCTTGCCTCCGACGACGCCAGCTTCGTCAACGGCGTGGAACTGTTCGTCGATGGCGGCCAGCAGCAGGTCTGA
- a CDS encoding LysR substrate-binding domain-containing protein produces MRKLPPLSALRAFEAAARRNSFKHAAEELSVTPTAVSHQIRQLEEWLDIKLFERQTRQVRLTDGGKALFPAIRDGLDGFERAIASVRQTSDARVATLTSTVAFTARCLAARAGAFRKAHPEWTLRLDATNAVIDLDRDADASIRYGSGQYPGRIVEPLFGDRFAPVCRPDLRIASEKDLRRATLIHFEWGAAVQGDPRAIVWQDWLAAAGMTSVEASGGLAFTEEVHAVQATVAGQGIGLLSLTLVADELAAGVLVQPFDLTLESFRYDLVYSKRAAARPATGLLRDWVLAQFTAAPRA; encoded by the coding sequence ATGAGAAAGCTTCCGCCACTGAGCGCGCTCCGCGCATTCGAGGCAGCCGCGCGACGCAACAGCTTCAAGCACGCCGCCGAAGAACTCAGCGTCACGCCGACCGCCGTCAGCCATCAGATCCGCCAGCTCGAGGAATGGCTCGATATCAAGCTGTTCGAACGGCAGACGCGCCAGGTGCGCCTGACCGATGGGGGCAAGGCGTTGTTTCCCGCCATTCGCGACGGGCTCGACGGGTTCGAGCGCGCGATCGCATCGGTACGCCAGACAAGCGACGCGCGCGTGGCCACACTCACCTCCACGGTGGCCTTTACCGCGCGATGTCTTGCCGCGCGTGCGGGCGCCTTCCGCAAGGCGCATCCGGAGTGGACGCTGCGGCTCGATGCCACGAACGCGGTCATCGATCTCGATCGCGATGCCGATGCGTCGATCCGTTATGGGTCGGGCCAGTATCCGGGGCGAATCGTCGAGCCGCTGTTTGGCGACCGCTTCGCGCCCGTATGCCGGCCGGACCTGCGGATTGCGAGCGAGAAAGACCTGCGGCGCGCCACGCTGATCCATTTCGAATGGGGCGCCGCAGTACAAGGCGACCCACGCGCGATCGTCTGGCAGGACTGGCTTGCGGCAGCGGGCATGACGAGCGTGGAAGCGAGCGGCGGGCTCGCGTTCACCGAGGAGGTCCATGCGGTGCAGGCCACGGTGGCCGGACAGGGAATCGGCCTGCTGAGCCTGACGCTCGTCGCCGACGAACTTGCCGCGGGTGTGCTTGTGCAGCCGTTCGACCTGACGCTGGAGAGCTTTCGGTACGACCTCGTGTACAGCAAGCGCGCGGCGGCTCGCCCGGCGACTGGCCTGCTGCGGGATTGGGTACTCGCGCAATTCACCGCCGCGCCGCGCGCTTGA
- a CDS encoding amino acid ABC transporter ATP-binding protein has translation MPDTDTAVALRDVHLAFDGTEVLKGIDVDVRRGEAVTIIGPSGSGKSTILRCMTGLLRPQRGSIRVGGTAVDALRTEAELIALRKRVGFVFQQYNLFPHLTVLENLVIAPMRVIGRERAETEHDAHTLLGKVGLAGKAGAYPGELSGGQQQRVAIARALAMRPELILFDEVTSALDPETVGEVLTVIRELVEDGLTCVLVTHEMRFAAEISHRIYFTEAGRIVEHGPPEQIFGQPVHDRTRAFLRRALGAVPRLPASFNAAFVPLSPTLQPAEDHA, from the coding sequence ATGCCAGATACTGATACCGCCGTCGCGCTGCGCGACGTGCACCTCGCGTTCGACGGGACCGAAGTGCTGAAGGGGATCGACGTCGATGTGCGGCGTGGCGAAGCCGTGACGATCATCGGTCCATCGGGCTCCGGCAAGAGCACGATCCTCCGATGCATGACGGGATTGCTGCGTCCGCAGCGCGGCAGCATTCGCGTGGGCGGTACCGCCGTGGACGCGCTGCGGACCGAAGCGGAACTGATCGCGCTGCGCAAGCGCGTGGGCTTCGTGTTCCAGCAGTACAACCTGTTTCCACATCTGACCGTGCTCGAGAACCTCGTGATCGCGCCGATGCGCGTGATCGGACGCGAGCGTGCGGAGACGGAGCACGATGCGCACACGCTGCTCGGCAAGGTCGGCCTGGCGGGCAAGGCGGGTGCCTATCCCGGCGAATTGTCGGGCGGCCAGCAGCAGCGCGTGGCGATCGCGCGCGCGCTGGCGATGCGGCCGGAACTGATCCTGTTCGACGAGGTCACCTCGGCACTGGATCCGGAAACCGTGGGCGAGGTGCTGACCGTGATTCGCGAACTGGTCGAGGACGGCCTGACCTGCGTACTCGTCACGCATGAAATGCGATTCGCCGCGGAGATCAGTCATCGCATCTACTTCACCGAGGCCGGCCGCATCGTCGAGCACGGACCGCCCGAGCAGATTTTCGGGCAGCCCGTTCACGACCGGACGCGCGCGTTCCTGCGCCGCGCGCTCGGCGCGGTGCCGCGGCTGCCGGCGTCGTTCAACGCGGCCTTTGTACCGCTCTCCCCAACACTGCAACCCGCGGAGGATCACGCATGA
- the metC gene encoding cystathionine beta-lyase: MNEAHHLGHHTRLLHAGAARLHDGIGPVNVPVVRTSTVRFDSVETLADRQHRRAAHERVPTYGRHGMDTHAALEDALCALEGGRRAFLTPSGLSAISLVLLALLGPGDHALVSDSVYAPLRRVDLDLLRRLGITLEYFSPAHDDLASRIRPETRLLYLESPGSLLFDVLDLPALTAIARERGVPVAIDNTWSGGWFLQPLKLGANISVQASTKYIAGHSDVMQGAVIVDNDDLARRIGTTHEALGLTIGADDAYLALRGLRTLPVRLAQHQANATAIAQWLHRHPHVSRTFYPALPDDPGHALWQRDFSGASGLVSFALRGVDAAAAGRFVNALRLFAIGASWGGYESLALIAPPERLRAYRSWQDPAPVIRLHVGLEDVRDLIADLEQAFRQALH, translated from the coding sequence ATGAACGAAGCCCACCATCTGGGCCACCACACGCGCCTGCTGCATGCCGGCGCGGCGCGCCTTCACGACGGCATCGGACCGGTGAATGTACCGGTGGTACGCACGAGCACCGTGCGTTTCGACAGCGTGGAGACGCTGGCCGACCGGCAGCATCGCCGCGCCGCGCACGAGCGTGTGCCGACCTATGGCCGTCACGGAATGGATACGCACGCAGCGCTCGAAGACGCGCTGTGCGCGCTCGAAGGCGGACGGCGCGCCTTCCTGACGCCTTCGGGGCTGTCGGCAATCTCGCTGGTACTGCTCGCGCTGCTGGGGCCTGGAGATCATGCGCTGGTGTCGGACAGCGTCTATGCACCGCTGCGCCGGGTGGATCTCGATCTGTTGCGGCGGCTCGGCATCACGCTCGAGTATTTCTCGCCGGCCCATGACGATCTGGCATCGCGCATCCGACCCGAAACAAGGCTGCTGTACCTCGAGTCGCCGGGCTCGCTGCTGTTCGACGTGCTCGATCTTCCCGCGCTGACGGCCATCGCGCGCGAACGTGGCGTGCCGGTCGCGATCGACAATACCTGGAGCGGCGGCTGGTTCCTGCAGCCGCTGAAGCTCGGCGCCAATATCTCGGTGCAGGCGTCGACCAAATACATCGCTGGCCATTCCGACGTGATGCAGGGCGCGGTCATCGTCGACAACGACGATCTCGCCAGACGTATCGGCACGACGCACGAGGCGCTCGGCCTGACGATCGGCGCCGACGACGCCTACCTCGCACTGCGCGGTCTGCGGACGCTGCCGGTACGGCTTGCGCAGCATCAGGCCAACGCGACGGCAATTGCGCAATGGCTACATCGGCATCCACACGTGAGCCGCACGTTCTATCCCGCGCTGCCCGACGATCCCGGCCACGCGTTGTGGCAACGCGATTTCTCGGGCGCCAGCGGTCTCGTGTCCTTTGCGTTGCGCGGCGTGGATGCCGCCGCGGCGGGGCGGTTCGTCAATGCCTTGCGGCTGTTTGCGATCGGCGCATCGTGGGGCGGCTACGAGAGCCTCGCGCTGATCGCGCCACCCGAGCGGCTGCGGGCCTATCGGTCGTGGCAGGATCCCGCGCCGGTCATCCGCCTCCACGTGGGGTTGGAAGACGTGCGGGACCTGATTGCGGATCTCGAACAGGCCTTCCGTCAGGCCTTGCACTGA
- a CDS encoding amino acid ABC transporter permease: protein MSAWPADGSSAACACPVMASSSIEVALTHLATWSPVLLRGMAANIGISVLAMAIGTLAGLLIGALSLSALHPARVAARWWVQAFRNAPVLVLVYFTTYVFPFEWQVGPWTVPFPDWVKVVFGLALPASANVAEIFRGAIQSIPSAQWEAAHSLAFRRGQIYRLIVLPQCVRRMLPPWMNLYASITMSTSFASLVGVHDVVDAAQVASNTVARTDFTILVYFSLLMLFLLYCYPISRATRALERRHARY from the coding sequence TTGTCAGCGTGGCCGGCCGATGGCTCGAGCGCCGCCTGCGCATGCCCGGTTATGGCCAGTAGCTCCATCGAGGTCGCGTTGACGCATCTGGCAACCTGGTCACCCGTCTTGCTGCGCGGCATGGCCGCGAACATCGGCATCAGCGTGCTGGCCATGGCGATCGGCACGCTGGCGGGTCTTCTCATCGGTGCCTTGTCGCTGTCCGCGCTGCACCCCGCGCGCGTGGCCGCGCGCTGGTGGGTACAGGCATTTCGCAATGCGCCGGTGCTCGTGCTCGTCTACTTCACGACCTACGTCTTTCCGTTCGAATGGCAGGTCGGGCCGTGGACCGTTCCGTTCCCCGACTGGGTCAAGGTCGTGTTCGGGCTCGCGCTGCCGGCGAGCGCGAATGTTGCAGAGATCTTCCGCGGCGCGATCCAGTCGATTCCGAGCGCGCAGTGGGAAGCTGCCCATTCGCTCGCGTTCCGGCGTGGGCAGATCTATCGGCTGATCGTCCTGCCACAGTGCGTGCGCCGCATGCTTCCGCCGTGGATGAACCTGTACGCGAGCATCACCATGAGCACGTCGTTCGCATCGCTCGTCGGCGTGCACGACGTGGTGGATGCCGCGCAGGTCGCCAGCAATACCGTCGCGCGCACGGACTTCACGATCCTCGTCTACTTCAGCCTGCTGATGCTGTTCCTGCTGTATTGCTACCCGATTTCGCGCGCCACGCGCGCACTGGAGCGCCGCCATGCCAGATACTGA
- a CDS encoding rhodanese-like domain-containing protein, which translates to MSALPIPASTDSTTDPAVTGDVYTRRQAAVAAFIAAARQHLDTDAPLTHDHLRPVAAALEHLGLQRDLFPDDHFRVTAEHPAQVYRLAEDPDGQYALYVSAGLPGKSQPPHDHTTWAIIAGIAGRERNVFFRREKTDDPARDVLHEHANSDVVAGTSVRLLPDDVHTIELIGEDRGLHLHFYGLALDRLHHRVVFDSPQGGSFRTFGPPRRLAAPLIDAATLKASLQDGQEIALLDVREAGVFAHGHLLLAASAPLWRLELLIDRLVPRRDTRIVLTDGGENRDQLAHDAAAKLVRLGWHNVAVLEGGVAGWVAAGHERFTGSNVPGKAFGEIIEHRKHTPWIDARDLHARIERGDDIVVVDSRTTEEFADFSLPFAHSVPGAELVYRIGELAPRPETLVVVNCAGRTRSIVGAQTLIDAGIPNPVVSLKDGTMAWLLEGRALAHGRATPLPEPSPERLAQARERAERVAAAAGVRRIDAATLAAFEADSVAGADGRSIYRFDIRTRAEYESGHLPDWRWAPGGQLVQATDEYVGTRHARVVLADFDGVRALTTAAWLAQLGAHEVFVFTPAANADLVTGPEPVRVLASRAPAGTISAQQAHQQLEARHARLFDVERRAPYEKRHAQGAWFAVPDQLEALVADLPAEQAILLTSSDGVLARVVAAELSARTKRDVRALTGGTQAWIAAGLPTESGAARVLTGDADYWFSPYHQPTEVQRHAGFREYLDWEIGLVAQLEREGDIGFRLVNAAR; encoded by the coding sequence ATGAGCGCGCTTCCCATTCCCGCCAGCACCGATTCCACGACCGATCCCGCCGTCACCGGCGATGTCTATACCCGTCGCCAGGCCGCCGTTGCGGCATTTATCGCGGCGGCCAGACAACACCTCGATACCGATGCCCCACTGACGCACGACCACCTCAGGCCTGTGGCCGCGGCACTCGAGCATCTGGGCCTTCAGCGCGACCTGTTTCCGGACGATCATTTCCGCGTGACGGCGGAACATCCGGCGCAGGTCTATCGCCTTGCGGAGGATCCCGACGGCCAGTATGCGCTGTATGTCTCCGCTGGCCTGCCCGGCAAGTCGCAGCCGCCGCACGACCATACGACGTGGGCCATCATCGCCGGCATTGCGGGCCGCGAGCGCAATGTATTCTTCAGGCGCGAGAAGACCGACGACCCCGCGCGCGACGTTCTTCACGAACATGCCAACAGCGACGTCGTGGCCGGCACGTCGGTCAGATTGCTGCCCGACGACGTGCATACGATCGAACTGATCGGCGAGGATCGCGGTCTGCATCTTCACTTCTACGGGCTCGCGCTGGACCGCCTTCATCATCGAGTGGTGTTCGACAGCCCGCAGGGTGGCAGCTTCCGCACGTTCGGGCCGCCGCGCCGCCTTGCGGCACCGCTGATCGACGCCGCGACGCTCAAGGCTTCACTTCAGGACGGCCAGGAGATTGCGCTGCTCGACGTGCGCGAGGCCGGCGTCTTCGCACACGGCCACCTGCTGCTGGCGGCATCCGCGCCGCTGTGGCGGCTGGAGTTGCTGATCGACCGGCTCGTGCCGCGCCGCGACACGCGCATCGTGCTGACCGATGGCGGCGAGAACCGCGACCAGCTCGCGCATGACGCGGCGGCCAAGCTCGTGCGGCTGGGCTGGCACAACGTCGCCGTGCTGGAAGGCGGCGTGGCCGGCTGGGTTGCTGCGGGCCACGAGCGCTTTACCGGCAGCAACGTGCCAGGCAAGGCGTTCGGCGAAATCATCGAACATCGCAAGCACACCCCGTGGATCGACGCGCGGGACCTGCATGCGCGCATCGAGCGCGGCGACGATATCGTCGTGGTCGATAGCCGTACGACGGAAGAGTTCGCGGACTTCAGCCTGCCGTTCGCGCACAGCGTGCCCGGTGCCGAGCTCGTCTATCGTATCGGGGAGCTCGCCCCGCGTCCGGAAACGCTCGTCGTCGTCAACTGCGCCGGCCGCACGCGCAGCATCGTCGGCGCGCAGACGCTGATCGATGCGGGCATTCCAAATCCTGTCGTCTCGCTCAAGGACGGCACGATGGCGTGGCTGCTCGAAGGCCGCGCGCTCGCGCATGGCCGCGCCACCCCGCTGCCTGAACCCTCCCCGGAGCGTCTCGCCCAAGCCCGCGAGCGTGCCGAACGCGTCGCCGCCGCGGCCGGTGTGCGCCGCATCGACGCGGCCACGCTGGCCGCGTTCGAGGCAGATTCCGTGGCCGGCGCGGACGGGCGTAGCATCTATCGATTCGATATTCGTACGCGCGCGGAGTATGAATCCGGCCACCTGCCGGACTGGCGCTGGGCACCGGGCGGCCAGCTCGTGCAGGCCACCGACGAGTATGTGGGCACGCGCCACGCACGCGTCGTGCTCGCGGACTTCGACGGCGTGCGCGCACTGACCACGGCCGCATGGCTCGCGCAACTCGGCGCGCATGAGGTCTTCGTGTTCACGCCAGCGGCGAATGCCGACCTCGTAACGGGACCGGAACCGGTTCGGGTACTGGCCTCGCGCGCGCCGGCCGGTACGATCTCCGCGCAGCAGGCACACCAGCAACTTGAAGCCAGACACGCGCGGCTGTTCGACGTCGAACGCCGCGCACCCTACGAGAAGCGCCATGCGCAGGGGGCGTGGTTCGCGGTGCCGGATCAGCTGGAAGCGCTGGTCGCCGATCTGCCCGCCGAACAGGCCATTCTGCTGACGTCGTCCGACGGGGTGCTCGCGCGCGTCGTTGCCGCCGAACTGTCGGCCCGCACAAAGCGCGACGTGCGCGCACTGACCGGCGGCACGCAGGCGTGGATTGCGGCGGGACTGCCCACGGAAAGCGGTGCGGCACGTGTGCTCACGGGCGACGCCGACTACTGGTTCAGCCCGTATCACCAGCCGACCGAGGTCCAGCGCCATGCGGGCTTCCGCGAGTATCTCGACTGGGAAATCGGCCTCGTGGCACAGCTCGAGCGCGAGGGCGATATCGGCTTCCGGCTCGTGAACGCGGCGCGATGA